One Acinetobacter colistiniresistens DNA segment encodes these proteins:
- a CDS encoding LLM class flavin-dependent oxidoreductase, whose protein sequence is MLQHNFNLSDHFKLGIFAANCSGGLTPSTLDDGWDASWSQNLKLAEMADEAGIDFMLSTARFIGHGGKKDFHGTVLETVTWTSALLAKTKNIQIFATLHTALNHPIVVAKQIATMAQVSDNRVGLNIVAGWNKPEYDAMGLKLPDDHETRYGYAQEWYELIKKTWQSTEPFNWDGKFFQTQGTYGKPNPQIFPPIFNAAGSKEGREFAVKNSDFLFTPASDLARSVTEIQELKKEAGHLGRNIKVLTFAHVICRPTEEQAKAEWDRQLNHADHDAVQNLIDTLFSFCKSFPADLREQLRQRIAVGHGGFPLVGTAEQVAAGLIQLQETGFSGCTLSFLNYTQEFPYFRDHVLPILKDKGLLNAHI, encoded by the coding sequence ATGCTTCAACATAACTTCAATTTATCTGATCATTTTAAACTCGGTATCTTTGCTGCTAATTGTTCTGGAGGGCTAACTCCTTCAACCTTAGATGATGGCTGGGATGCCAGCTGGAGCCAAAATTTAAAATTGGCAGAAATGGCAGATGAGGCGGGAATTGATTTCATGTTATCTACTGCTCGTTTTATTGGTCATGGTGGTAAAAAGGATTTTCATGGAACAGTATTAGAAACGGTGACCTGGACATCGGCTTTATTGGCCAAAACTAAAAATATTCAAATTTTTGCAACACTACATACGGCGCTGAATCATCCAATTGTAGTGGCAAAGCAAATCGCGACTATGGCGCAAGTCAGTGACAATCGAGTTGGATTAAATATTGTCGCGGGTTGGAACAAGCCTGAATATGATGCAATGGGTTTAAAATTACCAGATGACCATGAAACGCGATATGGTTATGCACAAGAGTGGTACGAGTTAATTAAAAAAACATGGCAAAGCACTGAGCCGTTTAATTGGGATGGGAAATTTTTCCAAACTCAAGGTACGTATGGCAAACCGAATCCACAAATATTTCCACCGATTTTTAATGCCGCAGGTTCTAAAGAAGGCCGTGAGTTTGCGGTAAAGAACTCAGATTTTTTATTTACACCTGCATCTGACTTGGCGCGTTCAGTGACTGAGATTCAAGAACTCAAAAAAGAAGCTGGGCATTTAGGCCGAAACATCAAGGTGCTGACCTTTGCGCATGTAATTTGTCGCCCTACGGAAGAACAAGCCAAAGCCGAGTGGGATCGACAACTGAATCATGCTGATCATGATGCAGTACAAAATTTAATAGATACCTTATTCTCCTTTTGTAAATCGTTTCCCGCCGATTTACGAGAACAACTGCGTCAACGCATTGCTGTTGGTCATGGCGGTTTTCCATTAGTTGGTACTGCTGAACAAGTTGCAGCAGGGTTAATACAGTTACAGGAAACAGGTTTTTCAGGATGTACTTTATCTTTTCTTAATTACACTCAAGAGTTTCCATATTTTAGAGACCATGTCTTGCCAATTTTGAAAGATAAAGGCTTGCTGAATGCTCATATATAG
- a CDS encoding DUF2867 domain-containing protein, producing MQNQKDVDSLVAPLEALNFLHQDYQYINKQFNALQAYHFMTRNPPFWLRIAFRIRDVLSLKLAGVQPIQGFGSPKAQTVKVNDQLDFFDVIKITETELFLQSADKHLRVLVALQIHEHDDIKNKLSVTTSVVTYNFFGKVYMLPVSLVHGLIVRNSFRNLN from the coding sequence ATGCAAAATCAAAAAGACGTTGACTCTTTGGTTGCACCATTAGAAGCGCTAAATTTTCTGCATCAAGATTATCAATACATCAATAAACAATTCAATGCTCTTCAAGCCTATCACTTTATGACGAGGAATCCACCATTTTGGCTACGCATCGCCTTTAGGATCAGAGATGTCTTAAGCTTAAAACTAGCAGGTGTACAACCTATTCAAGGTTTTGGCTCGCCCAAGGCACAAACTGTTAAAGTGAATGATCAGTTGGATTTTTTTGATGTAATCAAAATCACAGAGACAGAATTATTTTTACAGTCAGCAGATAAACACCTACGTGTATTAGTGGCTTTGCAAATTCATGAGCATGATGACATCAAGAATAAGCTGAGCGTTACAACCAGTGTGGTGACTTATAATTTTTTTGGAAAGGTCTATATGCTGCCTGTTTCTTTGGTTCACGGACTGATTGTCAGGAACTCATTCAGAAATTTAAATTAA
- a CDS encoding TonB-dependent receptor — translation MRHKVLAIAILFIHHQASANEQDSPVILPKISLKAETDLSIGNNTVVENHNSQYQTLGDTLKQVSGVQNSAFGPNAGAPVIRSLSGNRVQILEDGQSIYGMNAMTGNISIPFDPLFSQAIHINKSSDSVRYGGNAIGGSVNVETGLISKDMPDKNSNLELAVRKGWNNTDAHGFKLNLNNQSNFSTNFLFSKQDISSYKIPGNSKAEQCNSGIFPATGGVSSALADACQKDARIQQIYNTASQKYIDQFMTENPDWADGQFSFYTDKPTSVWSGKTYTNPVNPEYKPDTPKFKENRINQDVTPNYKRKLGNSYLENQHYAIGSTYFLENGYIGLSADSKKNAYGVPGFSLENKSFQSSYEDSLPAGVKTDQRKYSLDSQFNFDIPFLKGIDMKANQVINRSGEYLGTQLANDYRFDTKQAEIVLRHQPSRYVNGLLGVSQSNRSVEGQGKLRYLPNVNTKTQAIFIQEKIDLERLSFDAGYRQESVDHSIKDSDFKVARNSANSKLQDTRFDLESYSFGSYLKINDYFGAKLRYSVSERAPELNELYASGNHYSIMINEQGNQKLEPEKSKNTELMGLFSYKDFNLEATVYKMKYENYFYLTHSGMQTANRLPLKYWTQTDTEITGFEVDLKQKINTQQWGVFTVGAFADLVKNKNLNPSRTSLFNDGNYLPNMPTNRYGANVEWSRRDWAARLSSIYYDQPKYLGKNVSEEVPLPAFNMVDMQISKHLKLKNSDIDVFLNGSNLLNEEARPHNSPLKYIAPLPGRGFQLGINMKI, via the coding sequence GTGCGTCACAAAGTCTTAGCAATCGCCATTTTATTTATTCATCATCAAGCCTCTGCAAATGAGCAGGATAGTCCTGTAATTTTGCCAAAGATTAGTTTAAAAGCAGAAACAGATCTTTCAATCGGGAACAATACCGTTGTAGAGAATCACAATTCACAATATCAAACTTTAGGGGATACACTTAAGCAGGTGTCAGGCGTACAAAATAGTGCTTTTGGCCCCAACGCAGGCGCACCTGTTATTCGAAGTTTAAGCGGGAATCGTGTACAGATTCTTGAAGACGGGCAGTCGATTTATGGCATGAATGCCATGACTGGCAATATCAGTATTCCATTTGACCCATTGTTCAGCCAAGCCATTCACATTAATAAATCATCAGATAGTGTTCGATACGGCGGCAATGCGATTGGAGGAAGTGTCAATGTCGAGACCGGTTTGATCAGTAAAGATATGCCAGACAAAAATAGCAATCTTGAACTGGCAGTGAGAAAAGGTTGGAATAATACAGATGCCCATGGTTTTAAGCTGAATTTAAATAACCAAAGTAATTTTTCAACCAACTTCTTATTTTCTAAACAGGACATTTCGTCGTATAAAATTCCGGGGAATAGCAAAGCTGAACAATGTAATAGTGGAATTTTTCCTGCAACGGGTGGGGTAAGTTCAGCCTTGGCAGATGCGTGCCAAAAGGATGCTCGTATACAGCAGATCTATAACACCGCGTCACAAAAATATATCGATCAATTTATGACTGAAAATCCAGATTGGGCGGATGGCCAGTTTTCATTTTATACCGATAAACCGACATCTGTTTGGAGTGGTAAGACTTATACCAATCCAGTCAATCCTGAATATAAGCCTGATACACCTAAATTTAAAGAAAACAGGATTAATCAAGATGTGACCCCTAATTACAAGCGAAAATTAGGCAACAGTTATTTAGAAAATCAGCATTATGCGATTGGCAGTACCTATTTCTTGGAAAATGGTTATATTGGCCTGAGCGCGGATTCGAAGAAAAATGCCTATGGTGTACCTGGTTTTTCTTTAGAAAATAAGTCATTTCAATCTTCTTATGAGGATAGTTTGCCCGCTGGCGTCAAAACCGATCAAAGAAAATATAGCCTAGATAGCCAGTTTAATTTTGATATCCCATTTCTAAAGGGTATCGATATGAAAGCGAATCAGGTGATCAATCGTTCGGGGGAATATCTCGGTACGCAGCTTGCAAATGATTACCGCTTTGATACCAAACAAGCCGAGATTGTATTGAGACATCAACCTAGTCGCTATGTGAATGGTTTACTAGGTGTGAGTCAGAGCAACCGAAGCGTCGAAGGACAGGGCAAGCTACGTTATCTTCCTAATGTCAATACCAAGACCCAAGCCATCTTTATTCAAGAGAAGATTGATTTGGAACGACTCTCTTTTGATGCAGGTTATCGCCAAGAAAGTGTTGATCATTCAATCAAAGATAGTGATTTTAAGGTTGCACGTAATTCAGCCAATAGCAAGCTACAAGACACCCGTTTTGATTTGGAAAGTTATAGTTTTGGTTCCTATCTTAAAATCAATGACTATTTTGGAGCGAAACTCAGATATTCGGTGTCTGAGCGTGCACCTGAGCTTAATGAGCTTTATGCCAGCGGTAATCATTATTCCATTATGATCAATGAGCAAGGCAATCAAAAACTAGAACCAGAAAAATCTAAAAATACCGAGCTTATGGGCTTATTTAGCTATAAAGATTTTAATCTGGAAGCGACAGTATATAAGATGAAATATGAGAACTATTTCTATCTCACGCACTCTGGCATGCAGACGGCCAATCGACTCCCTCTCAAATACTGGACCCAAACCGATACTGAAATTACAGGCTTTGAAGTTGATCTCAAGCAAAAAATCAATACTCAGCAATGGGGTGTGTTTACAGTGGGTGCATTTGCTGATTTGGTGAAAAATAAGAATCTAAATCCAAGTCGGACCAGTTTATTTAATGATGGTAATTATCTACCAAACATGCCCACTAATCGTTATGGTGCCAACGTAGAATGGAGCAGACGAGATTGGGCAGCACGTTTGTCGAGTATTTATTATGATCAACCTAAATATCTGGGTAAGAATGTGTCAGAAGAAGTACCATTGCCAGCATTTAATATGGTCGATATGCAGATTAGTAAGCATCTAAAATTAAAAAATTCAGATATTGATGTGTTCCTCAACGGTTCAAATTTACTCAACGAAGAAGCGAGACCGCATAATTCACCGTTGAAATATATTGCTCCCTTACCTGGACGAGGTTTTCAACTGGGGATTAACATGAAAATATAG
- a CDS encoding MBL fold metallo-hydrolase: MQHPTVKAFFDEQSNTFSYVVHDPETKYCAIIDSVLDYDAASASTSTQHADQIITYIQSQAFTVEWILETHVHADHLTASQYLKSKLGGKIAMSEKIAIVQDTFSAIYHFDLKYFNTHQVFDYLFKDNEHFSIGNLDAYNIPTPGHTPACLSYIIGDAIFVGDTLFMPDYGTARCDFPKGSADQLFDSVQKLYQLPDRTRVFLCHDYKPEGRDEYVYETSISTQKQHNIHINMKTLKQDFVQMRQSRDATLSMPKLILPAIQINMDAGRFPEPESNGIRYLKLPLNYFSH, from the coding sequence ATGCAACATCCAACAGTTAAAGCCTTTTTTGATGAACAGAGCAATACATTTAGTTATGTTGTGCATGATCCTGAAACAAAGTATTGTGCAATTATTGACAGTGTTTTGGATTATGATGCTGCCTCGGCTTCGACTTCCACACAACATGCAGATCAGATTATTACCTACATTCAATCTCAAGCGTTCACAGTTGAATGGATACTGGAAACGCATGTTCATGCAGATCATTTAACCGCATCCCAATATCTAAAATCAAAGCTCGGTGGCAAGATTGCCATGAGTGAGAAAATTGCGATTGTTCAGGATACCTTTAGTGCAATTTATCATTTTGATCTTAAATATTTTAATACGCATCAAGTGTTTGATTATTTATTCAAGGACAATGAGCACTTCAGTATCGGAAACTTAGATGCATATAACATACCAACACCAGGACATACTCCTGCATGCTTAAGTTATATCATTGGTGATGCTATTTTCGTTGGTGATACTTTATTCATGCCAGATTATGGAACGGCGCGCTGTGACTTTCCCAAAGGAAGTGCTGATCAGTTATTTGATTCTGTACAAAAGCTTTATCAACTTCCTGATCGAACGCGTGTTTTTTTATGTCATGACTATAAGCCTGAAGGTCGAGATGAATATGTGTATGAAACCAGTATTAGCACGCAAAAGCAGCATAATATTCATATCAATATGAAAACCCTTAAACAGGACTTTGTACAGATGCGTCAAAGCCGTGATGCGACATTGTCGATGCCCAAGCTTATTCTGCCTGCAATTCAAATTAACATGGATGCAGGGCGCTTCCCAGAACCGGAATCGAATGGCATTCGCTATCTAAAACTGCCGTTAAACTACTTTAGTCACTAA
- a CDS encoding YeeE/YedE family protein, whose product MKNLFAFIFGSIFALGLLISGMSNPEKVLSFLDIFGAWDISLMFVMIGAIAVAFIPFQRALRNPKTLSGETISFPGNHQIDKKLIIGAILFGIGWGISGICPAPAMTLIGLGYSEVWYFISAMLIGMLIHRLWSKQQEKCDATSNS is encoded by the coding sequence ATGAAAAATCTATTTGCATTTATTTTTGGCAGTATATTTGCATTGGGTCTATTGATTTCAGGCATGTCAAATCCTGAGAAAGTATTAAGTTTTCTAGATATTTTTGGTGCATGGGATATTAGCTTGATGTTTGTGATGATTGGTGCAATTGCAGTTGCATTCATTCCATTTCAAAGAGCCTTACGCAATCCCAAAACATTATCTGGTGAAACCATTTCATTCCCTGGCAATCATCAAATTGATAAGAAATTGATTATTGGCGCTATCTTGTTTGGGATCGGTTGGGGGATTTCAGGCATTTGTCCAGCACCCGCGATGACTCTGATTGGACTTGGATATTCTGAAGTGTGGTATTTTATTAGCGCAATGTTGATCGGGATGTTAATCCATCGTTTATGGTCGAAACAACAGGAGAAATGCGATGCAACATCCAACAGTTAA
- a CDS encoding YeeE/YedE family protein, translating to MTSILLALIGGALIGLAAVGYLYVNGRIAGISGLLAQLLQPTTLFRGSAFWFLLGLIITPFIYQMFVQPEIIMQSSPLALIIAGLLVGFGTRLGSGCTSGHGICGISRLSPRSMVATITFMFAGFVTVYLVRHILGAA from the coding sequence ATGACAAGTATTCTGTTAGCTTTAATTGGTGGTGCGTTGATTGGATTAGCTGCTGTTGGCTATTTATACGTCAATGGTCGTATTGCTGGGATCAGTGGCCTACTAGCACAGCTCTTACAACCTACAACTTTATTCAGAGGTTCTGCGTTTTGGTTCTTACTGGGTTTAATCATTACACCATTTATTTACCAAATGTTTGTGCAACCTGAAATTATTATGCAGTCGTCTCCCTTAGCTTTGATTATTGCTGGGCTGTTGGTGGGTTTTGGGACTCGCTTAGGCTCAGGTTGTACCAGTGGGCATGGCATTTGTGGGATTAGCCGATTATCTCCACGTTCGATGGTTGCCACAATCACATTTATGTTTGCTGGATTTGTTACGGTGTATCTAGTACGTCATATTCTGGGGGCCGCATAA
- a CDS encoding DUF6438 domain-containing protein, translated as MKKLLLAGLFTFSLVGCATTPQQPQDTVQESIRYSTSPCFGTCPIYSVEITPEGAVHFDGKQYTKVTGTQDLTVDPSVYNKLQQELKTYRPATGANVKTTGCAETASDQQSAYFAWKRPDGTVTKLSHYTGCISPANAELNKVIEKLPKLIGIEDLVR; from the coding sequence ATGAAAAAATTATTACTTGCGGGCCTTTTCACTTTTTCTTTAGTTGGTTGCGCAACGACACCTCAACAACCTCAGGATACTGTACAAGAAAGCATTCGTTATTCGACTAGTCCTTGTTTCGGTACATGCCCAATTTATTCTGTTGAAATTACACCTGAAGGGGCTGTTCATTTTGATGGCAAACAATATACCAAAGTAACAGGTACCCAGGACTTAACCGTTGATCCTTCTGTTTATAACAAGCTGCAACAAGAGTTAAAAACCTATCGCCCGGCAACAGGTGCAAATGTAAAAACGACCGGCTGTGCTGAAACTGCCAGTGATCAGCAAAGTGCTTATTTTGCTTGGAAACGTCCAGATGGTACAGTCACTAAGTTAAGCCACTATACGGGCTGTATTTCACCTGCAAACGCTGAGTTAAACAAGGTGATTGAGAAATTACCAAAGTTGATTGGTATTGAAGATCTCGTTCGTTAA
- the ispD gene encoding 2-C-methyl-D-erythritol 4-phosphate cytidylyltransferase, which yields MKTQTRLWAVVPAAGSGSRFSQTELKQYQYIQDHTVLEHTVNRLNSLDLAGCVLAIGVQDNFAKTLSFQHLDKLHFCLGGAERVHSVLNALIYLSEIAHEEDWVLVHDAARPCVTKECLTRLVQTAEASNQSAILAIPVRDTLKQVVSENQIKKTVSRELLWQAQTPQMARLGVLKNAIEKALTHDITITDEASALEHVDEPVQVVQGRSDNIKITYADDLELARLILQSQNHA from the coding sequence ATGAAAACCCAGACTAGGCTGTGGGCGGTTGTACCAGCAGCAGGTTCGGGCAGTCGTTTTTCACAAACTGAATTGAAACAATATCAGTATATTCAAGATCATACAGTACTTGAGCACACCGTCAATCGACTGAATTCGCTAGATTTAGCAGGTTGCGTACTTGCCATTGGTGTACAAGATAATTTTGCAAAAACCCTGTCTTTTCAGCATCTAGATAAACTGCATTTTTGTTTAGGTGGTGCCGAGCGCGTACATTCTGTTTTAAATGCCTTGATCTATTTATCTGAAATTGCCCATGAAGAGGATTGGGTATTGGTCCATGACGCTGCGCGACCATGTGTGACGAAAGAATGTCTTACTCGGTTGGTTCAGACAGCAGAAGCTTCAAATCAAAGTGCAATTTTGGCTATTCCAGTTCGCGATACCTTAAAGCAGGTGGTCAGTGAAAACCAGATCAAAAAAACTGTAAGCCGTGAATTATTATGGCAAGCACAAACGCCACAAATGGCGAGACTCGGTGTACTAAAAAATGCGATTGAAAAAGCTTTAACCCATGATATTACGATAACAGATGAAGCGAGTGCCTTAGAACATGTGGATGAACCTGTACAGGTGGTACAAGGTCGTTCTGATAATATCAAAATTACCTATGCTGATGATTTAGAGCTGGCACGATTAATTCTTCAATCTCAAAACCATGCTTAA
- the ftsB gene encoding cell division protein FtsB produces the protein MIEMFRSTSSKLILVLVIALVASLQYQFWLGEGGYFPHQALTQQIKQQAEINTELKERNRILAAEVFDLKNGSEAIEEHARLDLGLIKPNETFVQMSTISTHYKPIYIDPNAKEDTATNENPD, from the coding sequence ATGATAGAGATGTTTCGATCGACCTCGAGTAAGTTGATTCTGGTGCTTGTCATCGCTTTGGTGGCAAGCTTACAGTATCAATTTTGGCTGGGTGAGGGAGGGTATTTCCCTCATCAAGCATTAACTCAGCAAATTAAGCAACAAGCAGAAATTAATACTGAACTAAAAGAGCGGAATCGTATTTTAGCCGCAGAAGTTTTTGATTTAAAAAATGGTAGCGAAGCCATTGAAGAACATGCACGTTTAGATTTGGGTTTAATCAAACCTAATGAGACGTTTGTGCAAATGAGTACCATTAGTACCCACTACAAACCAATTTATATTGATCCAAACGCAAAAGAAGACACTGCAACTAATGAAAACCCAGACTAG
- the eno gene encoding phosphopyruvate hydratase, with protein sequence MSQIVDIRAREILDSRGNPTIEADVILESGVVGRACAPSGASTGSREALELRDGDKARYLGKGVKTAVNNVNTIIRDALVGKSVFEQKDIDNTMIALDGTENKEKLGANATLAVSLAAARAAADEKKIPLFQYIADLRGQTTLTMPVPMMNIINGGSHADNNVDIQEFMIEPVGFTSFAEALRAGAEIFHSLKSVLNKKGLNTAVGDEGGFAPNLRSNEEAITVILEAIGQTGYKAGSDIMLALDCASSEFYKNGQYVLAGEGNKAFTSNQFSDYLAGLVNQYPIISIEDGLDESDWEGWSYLTSILGDKIQLVGDDLFVTNPKILQRGINEKVGNSILIKYNQIGTLTETLDAIYLAKANGYSTVISHRSGETEDSTIADLAVGTAAGQIKTGSLCRSDRVAKYNQLLRIEELTKAAYRGKAEFKGLK encoded by the coding sequence ATGAGCCAAATCGTTGACATCCGCGCACGTGAAATTTTGGACTCTCGTGGTAACCCAACCATCGAAGCAGACGTTATTTTAGAATCTGGGGTTGTTGGTCGTGCATGTGCACCATCTGGTGCTTCAACTGGTTCTCGTGAAGCTTTAGAACTTCGTGATGGCGATAAAGCACGTTATTTGGGCAAAGGTGTTAAAACTGCGGTTAATAACGTAAATACGATTATCCGTGATGCTTTAGTGGGCAAATCAGTATTCGAACAAAAAGACATCGATAATACGATGATTGCACTTGATGGTACTGAAAATAAAGAAAAATTAGGTGCTAACGCAACTTTAGCCGTTTCATTGGCTGCTGCTCGCGCTGCCGCAGATGAAAAGAAAATTCCTCTTTTCCAATATATCGCTGATCTTCGCGGTCAAACGACTTTGACCATGCCTGTACCAATGATGAACATCATCAATGGTGGTTCGCATGCAGACAATAATGTTGATATTCAAGAGTTCATGATTGAGCCTGTAGGCTTCACGTCTTTTGCTGAAGCATTACGTGCAGGTGCTGAAATCTTCCATTCGCTAAAATCAGTTTTAAACAAAAAAGGTTTAAATACTGCTGTAGGTGATGAAGGTGGTTTTGCACCAAACTTGCGTTCAAACGAAGAAGCAATCACTGTTATTCTTGAAGCGATTGGCCAAACGGGTTACAAAGCTGGTTCTGATATTATGCTGGCACTTGACTGCGCATCTTCAGAATTCTACAAAAATGGTCAATATGTGCTTGCAGGTGAAGGCAATAAAGCATTCACAAGCAACCAGTTCTCTGACTATTTGGCAGGTCTTGTAAACCAATACCCAATCATTTCGATTGAAGATGGTTTGGATGAGTCTGACTGGGAAGGTTGGAGCTACTTAACCTCAATCCTCGGTGACAAAATCCAATTGGTTGGCGACGATTTATTCGTAACCAATCCTAAGATTTTACAACGTGGTATTAATGAGAAAGTTGGTAACTCGATTCTGATCAAATATAATCAGATTGGTACGTTGACTGAAACGCTAGATGCAATCTATCTTGCGAAAGCAAATGGTTATAGCACTGTAATCTCACATCGTTCTGGTGAAACTGAAGATTCAACTATTGCAGACTTGGCAGTAGGTACAGCAGCGGGTCAAATCAAGACTGGTTCGCTTTGCCGTTCTGACCGCGTAGCGAAATATAACCAATTACTTCGTATCGAAGAATTAACGAAAGCAGCTTACCGCGGTAAAGCTGAATTCAAAGGTCTAAAATAA
- the kdsA gene encoding 3-deoxy-8-phosphooctulonate synthase translates to MSQLKPQEVVRLGDIQMANHLPFVLFGGMNVLESKDLAFEIAETYVDICKRLDIPYVFKASFDKANRSSLNSYRGPGLEKGIEWLAEIKKHFNVPIITDVHEPYQAAPVAEVADIIQLPAFLSRQTDLVEAMAKTQAIINIKKAQFLAPHEMRHILHKCLEAGNDKLILCERGSAFGYNNLVVDMLGFDIMKEMNVPVFFDVTHALQTPGGRADSAGGRRAQITTLARAGMATGLAGLFLEAHPEPEIAKCDGPCALRLSQLEPFLAQLKELDTLVKGFKKLDTH, encoded by the coding sequence ATGTCACAATTAAAACCACAAGAAGTTGTACGTTTAGGCGATATACAAATGGCAAATCATTTGCCATTTGTATTATTTGGCGGAATGAACGTATTAGAGTCAAAAGATTTGGCATTTGAAATTGCTGAAACTTATGTTGATATTTGCAAGCGCTTGGATATTCCTTATGTATTTAAGGCGAGCTTTGATAAAGCAAACCGCTCAAGCCTAAACTCTTACCGTGGCCCAGGTCTTGAAAAGGGAATTGAGTGGCTTGCTGAGATTAAAAAGCATTTTAATGTGCCGATTATCACAGACGTTCATGAGCCTTACCAAGCAGCGCCTGTTGCTGAAGTTGCCGACATTATCCAACTTCCTGCCTTCTTAAGTCGTCAGACTGATCTTGTTGAAGCAATGGCAAAAACTCAAGCCATTATCAATATCAAAAAAGCACAGTTTTTAGCGCCACATGAAATGCGTCATATTTTGCATAAGTGTTTGGAAGCTGGGAATGACAAACTCATTCTTTGTGAACGTGGTTCAGCATTCGGCTATAACAACTTGGTTGTTGATATGCTTGGCTTTGATATCATGAAAGAAATGAATGTGCCAGTATTCTTTGATGTCACTCATGCATTGCAAACCCCAGGTGGGCGTGCAGATTCTGCAGGTGGTCGTCGTGCTCAAATCACGACTTTAGCGCGTGCAGGTATGGCGACAGGTTTAGCTGGGTTATTCTTGGAAGCACATCCAGAACCAGAAATTGCAAAATGTGATGGACCATGTGCATTGCGTTTATCTCAGCTTGAGCCATTCTTGGCACAATTAAAAGAATTGGATACTTTAGTTAAAGGATTCAAGAAGTTAGACACCCATTGA